The Dysidea avara chromosome 11, odDysAvar1.4, whole genome shotgun sequence genome includes the window CAACATAAACCGGCAATTTTCATCTGTGTACACAAGGGGAAGTGTGATCATGTTTCTCAGTATTGTCAGTCTATCATGGTTACCAGTTGCTGATCATGTTCAATATCGTAGTGTCTGTGCCATAATATCATACATATATTGTGGATATCGTAGTCTCAATTTTTGCAACATACTTAAACCGAGTCGATTTTTGCAATCGACCCATCAAGAggcataattttgaaacaaacGGCACACCAAGCAAATAAGTTGGTTTTTGCAGAAAATCGACCCATCAAAATAGGCATATGTATAGTAACTTGCTGTGTTATTTAAATGACATTTAAAGTCTCACGTAAAATAGGTCGGGCCATATAATGCAGAACATTTGGCATCACACAACTTGAGGACTTCACTGTCAGGGAAATGTTCACATTGCTAGAGATCTGTAGTAGGGATAGGCAATTATCGTGATTATTTTATTGGCAATAATCGACATCGTGTACTTTTCAATGACTAGTGATGATCGAAATTGGCAATTATCatgcaataattgtgatagtcggagaaatatttgtaaatattCAGTGTAATTTTACCATTTAATTGACAGGTCATGATGTGTTTAGTGTTTTTCACTACAAGAGTTAAGTggacaataatcgtgataatcgCAATATTTGTCCATGACATAAAATATCAATATTGCCCATCACTACTCTGTAGCAATTCACAAAGGACAAGATGTTCTACTATAGAAAATGAGGTAATTTAATCCTCCAATACAATGcttttccattaaataataataattttcaaaTACTACAGCAATTTTAGTAATCTTGCCATTTTTGTAGAGCCCTGCAATTTTTTAAATCCGTGTAATTTTATCAACTAGATGGCTGTATAGATAGTCAGAGAATGCAACTTCTGCTCTTGCACTAGTTAATTACAACGTTGAAACATCACTGCATTCAGCCACCAAAATCATTGATATCCATGCAGGATGGGAAGTTTATGTGGCTTAACTAAGGTTCTACTTGTGAAATGTACAGACACCTCAACTCATCTCGCGCATTACACGAGAGACACACACATTGGATTGTTGGTTTTCCATATCATGCATTTCAATTCCTGAACTTTCACATGATTAACGCCTATCAGGAAGCCACTAAACAAAACTCTAAGAAGAACCAAAATGGCCTAAGAAAAGGAGCAATCAAAAAAATTTCCACTGAGAGGGGACCTCATTCAATAGACCCTTTTCAGGTAAGCTGctaccatagcaacatccgccattTTGGAGTACAACCTGTTTAGAAACAGTGATAGCGTAGGGGAGAGCATACGTTTAACCTGGTCAACCTTTGCTGTGGAATGCAGAAGCTCTACTTCCTGGGTATTGTTTTACGCTTACAGAAAGCAACACTACCAGGGTTGCAAAACGGGatgtactccaagatggcggatgttgctatggcagcagctcacctgaaaagggtctataAGTGAATAACCTTtacaggttgaggtctctgGAATTGTGCTGGTCAGTAAATTCTGGccagttacaaatgaagagcatataaACTCACCCAGGTGTCTGCACAGCATAGTGTAGTGAGCTGACAATGACTTCAGAATATCTGGATCGGTCACGTGATCATTTGCTTTCTATATGAAATAAATACCGCATACCTTCCCTTTCTTCTGTGCTATCCGTTTGTAATAGCAGTTCTCTTAGACGGCCCAGTGAACTATCGTTTAGCAAGGGCATTTTCAGGTTACGGACCCATAGATAGTACGGACCACTACTAGCGCAGGCGCGTAAGTCCTTTCAATTTTTTGCCGCGTCAACAAAGGTGATGAGCAAAAGGCTCAGTCTTGTTGTAGCTGTCACCAGTGACTGGGGGATCGGATACAAAAATGGATTACCATGGCCTACGTTAAAGTACAGAAAAAAGGTTATGGCATTGTTATAGTAGAGCATGTTTCAGGCAGGATTTGAAGTTCTTGAGACTTAAAACTACCACCACCGTGGATCCAAGTGAGTAACCTTTTGTAGAATGCTAAATCTGATTTGCTTTTATTGTAGAAAAGCAAAATGCAGTAGTTATTGGACGTAACACTTGGGACTCATTACCACCAAAGTTGCACCCCTTACCAAACCGCTTTACTGTGGTTTTAAGTAGGCAGCCCAAAGAAGCTTTCTTAGGTGCACACTTGGTCTGCAAGTCATTGGGAGAGGCAGTCGAGTCACTGGCATCACCGCCGTTAGCAGAGAAAATAGAATCCATTTTCATACTAGGAGGAACCAGTGTGTATGATGTGAGTACACTAGTTCTGATGTGCCGTGTATGTattgtcagtgttgggagtaacgcgttacgtaatattattacttttgtggtaacaaagtaatataacaaaatacgctataaaaacaggtaatataactcaagttactttacttgcatatgtaacgcattacctaagtaatatagttactgtaatgaatctaatattacgtaatattattactaaaagtaacgaagttactaatctcgttaataacccactgagtaacgcctagctacaacgaagtaatgaagcctactaagtgaggcttattcaccagctacttacttatatcaagacttgcacattgtccaacaacgcaatcgtgtcacgtgataaggtggtagtttcacacgtgacagcttaaggctatggacacaaagtaatataatatgtaatattattacagttactttattttatgggtaatatataactgtaactaaatagttcagctg containing:
- the LOC136237826 gene encoding dihydrofolate reductase-like, which translates into the protein MSKRLSLVVAVTSDWGIGYKNGLPWPTLKQDLKFLRLKTTTTVDPKKQNAVVIGRNTWDSLPPKLHPLPNRFTVVLSRQPKEAFLGAHLVCKSLGEAVESLASPPLAEKIESIFILGGTSVYDEALKSPLCDKVYITHVEKQFPVDTYFPIQTFRDEGFKQISDESISSEPIEEDGIKYSFAVYKKQ